One part of the Anaeromicrobium sediminis genome encodes these proteins:
- a CDS encoding endonuclease/exonuclease/phosphatase family protein translates to MFIKKFRKKAFRIMTWNIYFGADLTPLINTTPEQVPNTVTEVFDEFDQTDFQERSKSIAKQICEQEPDIICLQEVALWTVQSSKIIRIIDFLNILLDNLKKLDLHYNVIAVNKNFRNRLPSSKGDRIGILDRDVILVKCKSPLKFSNIKENNFETNLVVSVGNQPFTILRGWSSVDISLYGKKFRLVNTHLESESAKVRLAQATELLKGPGATDIPLIFIGDFNSNADGMEAPTYDMLIDADFTDAWDMAGKGDGFTAVQARDLLNSISTLRERIDLILFRDSFNVKKIHTVGDEQRDRTPCGLWPSDHAGVVSTLKFKHDFHCTGSSARAGTE, encoded by the coding sequence ATGTTCATAAAAAAATTTAGAAAAAAGGCTTTTAGGATTATGACATGGAATATTTATTTTGGTGCAGACCTGACTCCACTCATCAATACCACTCCGGAACAAGTGCCTAATACTGTAACAGAAGTATTCGATGAATTTGACCAAACAGACTTTCAAGAAAGATCTAAGTCCATTGCAAAACAAATCTGTGAACAAGAGCCTGATATCATTTGTCTTCAAGAGGTGGCATTATGGACAGTTCAATCTTCTAAAATTATAAGGATAATAGATTTTTTAAATATTCTTTTGGATAATCTAAAAAAGCTAGATTTACATTATAATGTAATAGCCGTAAATAAAAACTTTAGAAATAGATTGCCAAGCAGTAAAGGGGATAGAATTGGAATATTAGATCGAGATGTAATCCTTGTAAAGTGCAAATCACCATTGAAGTTTTCTAATATTAAAGAAAATAATTTCGAAACTAATTTAGTTGTTTCTGTTGGAAATCAACCCTTTACCATTCTCAGGGGTTGGTCCTCCGTTGATATTTCCTTATATGGTAAAAAATTTAGGTTAGTAAATACACATTTGGAGTCAGAATCAGCTAAAGTTCGCTTAGCTCAAGCAACTGAACTATTAAAGGGTCCAGGAGCAACGGATATTCCACTAATTTTTATTGGTGATTTTAACTCAAATGCAGATGGAATGGAAGCACCAACCTATGATATGCTCATTGATGCAGATTTTACTGATGCCTGGGATATGGCTGGTAAAGGAGATGGATTTACAGCTGTTCAAGCTAGGGATTTATTAAACTCCATTTCTACTTTAAGAGAAAGGATTGATCTCATTCTCTTTAGAGATAGTTTTAATGTAAAAAAAATCCATACTGTTGGTGATGAACAAAGAGATCGAACCCCCTGCGGACTTTGGCCGTCAGACCATGCTGGAGTTGTGTCAACTCTCAAATTTAAACATGACTTCCATTGTACAGGATCTAGTGCCAGGGCAGGAACAG